Below is a window of Dromiciops gliroides isolate mDroGli1 chromosome 5, mDroGli1.pri, whole genome shotgun sequence DNA.
CCAGCTCAGTGGCAAAGAGGTAttctcagggcaattttccctaagccCTGTCCATCTGCTATGACTGGTGTATGCTGCTGGTCACTAGGAGTTGAAGGGGTCGGAGTCTGCCAGGTGAGTTTATTGTGGGATGGGGGTCTCCTGGGAGCTCCTCCACATACCCCCAACTAACTTTCCTTTTGGGGACATAGGAGGGGCATTCTCATCGCTTCCCTCATACCTCCACTTTGTGTGTGTGCTGGGCGTTGAGGAGGCTGAGGGTGAAATAACACCTCTTGCGTGTGCCTACTCACACCTGGCATCCAACTGGGAGAGGGGAGTGGGAGGGATGCCTTCTGCAGCCAGAAGTACCCTCCACTCTgagcgcgcgcacgcacacacacacacacacacactcacacacacacacactcagcatCTGTTTGTTTTTCAGATGGCTCCCTGGGTGAGGAGGGGGCAATGACAGGCGATGTACCCCATAACCTAAGCCTGaaaaatggaggagggggaggcagtGTTGGAAGGGGCAGACATGTGCAGTGAGTTGTCAGAAGACTCCATGCAACTCCACCATGAGGACCCCCCTCCTTTTGACAACCCTGCCCCCTGCAGTGAGCTGGGGCCTCTCTACCAGGCCTGCGCAAGTAACGATCCTGCTAAACTCCAAGCCACCCTCGATCGGGGGGTCAGCCCTGAAGAGGCCACCCAGGCGGACAGAAACGGAAGGGTGAGGAAACCAGCCCTGTCTCCCTCTGGCCCAGGAACAAGAGGGGTGGGGCAGCAATAATACAGTCTGCCTCCAACAGGGGCAGTCAAGAGGGGCCCAGTGCCACAGACCACCCCACCCCTACCTGCAGAGGCTGGACGGGCTAACTCCCCTGGGGGACCCAGGACAACGAGGGAAGGCCGGGGTTAGGGAGAACGGCTTCTCTGTTTAGGAAGCTAATCTAGGGCATGGGGGTGGAGCAGCGCCTACGAGGCAACAGACTAGGCTGAGGGGCCCAGGGACCAGACAAGACTGGGACGGTCGTGCAGAGTGAGGGGCTGCTGCCAGTGCTGGGCTGGCTGGGACCAAGGGCTGAGGAGGAGGATCAGGGCGTCTTGGGAAGGCATCCAGGGCTGGGAATTCTGGGAGATGCCGAGGCTCTGCTGAGTTGTGGCCTCTCCTCAGACAGGCCTCATGGTCGCCTGCTACAAGGGCTTTGAGGGTGTCGTGGTCCTGCTCAGTCACTGCCCCTTCCTCGATGTCAATCAGcaagacaaagaaggaaacacgGCCCTCATGCTGGCTGCCCAGGCAGGTGGGAGAGCAAGGGGcggaggagggaggggcagcagagggggagggagtaGGGCTCAGGCACCGTCTCCAGCCTGGTGTAGCTGAgattagatttagagtcaggataTGTGGCTTCAGGCTCTGTGTGACCATGAAGGAGCCTCTTAACTTCTCTagctctcaatttcctcatctgtaagatgggactACTGAGGTTCGTTCACACTCCCTGTCTCATTCAGTTTAATTTTACactatagggtgtcccaaaagtcagtTTGAGCTATGAATGCTTAACACTacaataagacttttgggacacccggtattttataataataataatagctaacgtttATACAATGTATAcaacttgatcttcacaacaaccttgggaagtagatactattattatcagcctccttttacagttcaggaaactgaggttaaatgacttgctagggtcacacagctagtgagtatctgaggctggatttgaatttaggtctgcctgactccaggccaagcactttATCTCATGAACCACCTACATCCCaatttctgcaggaagcctttcctgattcctcttaattcccatgctttccttctgttaattatttcctatttatcctatatacagCTTGTTTGCACAcggttatttgcatgttgtctataTAGTGAGCTCTTAGAGGACAActactgtctttttgcctttttttggtatcctcggggcttagcacaatgcctggcacataatagacacaatacatgtttattgactgtcgACTGACAGGTGAcaggaccaaaaaaaagaagaaaaggaaacaattcctaATGACAAACAAGGAGCTTACTGAGATATGCtacatataatactatatatgtatatacacacacatacatatatattacctaGGATGGATGCAAGGGATCTTTACCATATACATGGGAGCTCTTGTTTTTTATCGTTTATTTGAGAGTCAGCATGGCAGGTGCATAGAGGGCTGACCTTATTGAGAGAAAGACCCCAgaacagctgtgtgaccataaacaagtcatttaatgtttctgtcttccctggcttctctctaagactttctgtctctgtctctgtgtgtgtctctttctgtctccctgtctctgtgtctctgtctctctctctctgtttccctgtctctgtctctctctctcagtctctctctgtccctctttctctctgtgtgtatgtacatacatgtgtataatgcatatatgtgcaAAAGTAGACTTATGCACACGAACACACAATGtgcgtgcatgcacacatacataggCAATACAGGTAtcacccatacacacatatacaatatacacaatacatacaacacaatgcacatacacacatgcatatgcatgcatacatacatacacacagatgagTTGCAGGACTGCAGTAGTGGAAGGCATTTTTCCATTGGTGGTTGGCTGCACCAGCCAGATCACAGTCGCAGCCCCCAATAGTGTATGTAGAATATATCtaactctcccatcttcccccaaACCGCAGGCGCTCCCTATACTCAGTTCTCCCCCTCACCTCTCCACTTAGTCACTACCCTGCGTGCTTAGAGAGTCTAAAATACTCTTAGCCGAGACCTCCGAATGACTTCACACACAAAATGTCAAGCATTCTCAGCCGGGGATCATCCTCTTCTCACACCCAGGCTCCTTGTAACCCAGGCTCCTGGGCCGTGCCAGCCagattccccttcctctctccgcCATTCACATTCAGAGCACTCCCGAGCAACAATGACTCGCTTAAGCGAGGCTGTCAAGGCAGGTGTAGGAAACTGCCGCTTTGacaggggaagtgatttgcccaggtgtCAATGTCAGAGAAATGAGGGTTCTCACTGATTTAGGGCTGGGAAAGACCttacaggtcatttaacctttcatttgagaaatgaggacactgaggctctgagagaagTTCAAGCCACACATCCAGGTATCAGGGTCAGAGAAGGGTcatcagaggaaactgaggctgagagaggttaacaGTCCCAAATCACTCAGGTACCGACCGGAAGAGCTGACATTTGGATCCAAACCCTTTGAGGAGGCAAGAATGGAAAGAGTGATGAATCTATAGTCAAAACACCTGGGTTTGAACCCCAGCCCACATgtaatgactgtgtgaccttgggcaagtcatttccctcagTGTCATtgtcattgggcctcagtttcctcatctgtaaaaggggagaaGGTGTGGACTACATAACCTTagagtcccttctaactctaaaaggGGGGTTCTCAGTGATTTTCATACCCTGGACCCCTCTGGCAATCTAGGAAATCTTATGGGCctttgcttttaaatgcataaaataagatctaTGTGATTACAAAGGAAGCTGATTATGTTGAGATAAAGTTATTgaagttttttggtgtttttttttaaacagaattccaggggcagctaggtggcgcagtggatagagcactggccctgtattcaagaagacctgagttcaaatttgacctcagacatttaacacttactagctgtgaccctgggcaagtcacttaaccccaattgccccgaaaaaaacaaaacaaaacaaaacaaccagaaTTCCCGCCCCTGGATTATGAACCCTTCCTCTAAACCCATTACTCTTTCCAGTGTCTAGCCTTAGGACGATCCTTAGAGAAAAGTTTTCCAGGAAGTGCTGGGaagagggggtgggaggagtaACCTAGAAGTTTCATTCTTCagctccttcactttttttttttttcgtgaggcaattggggttaagtgacttgcccagggtcacacagctagtaagtgttaaatgtctgaggtcggatttgaactcaggtcttcctgaatccagggctggtgctctatccactgcaccacctagctgcccccagctccttCACTTTTGGGGAGATCCCATAGGGACAGGGAACCcaaccttctccctttccccatcgtCCTTGGTTCTTAATACCTGGTCCCTGGAGGTTGTGTGGGAGGGTTAGGACGCTAGGGAAGGCCCTGGCTCTTGTTGGACTGTGCCCCTCCAGGACACATCACCCTTGTGAATTACCTGCTGAACTACTACCCGGGCCTGGACCTGGATCGGAGAGACGGCCGAGGCCTGACAGCTCTGATGAAGGCGGCGGTGCAGGGCCGCACAGACTGCGTGGCTGCCCTTCTCATGTCAGGTGGGTGCCACCCCCTCTGATGGACTCAGCCACCTGTCTGTCCCTCCCCAGGTCTGCCAGGCcagagggtggggggaggcagagacCCTCTTCTGAGTCACCCAATGTACTGGGAAAGGACAGAGCcatttaggttctttttttttttggaggagggcgGTTtgcaggaaatgggggttaagtgacttgcccagggtcacacagctagtaagtgtcaagtgtctgaggccagatttgaactcaggtactcctgaatccagggctggtgctttaaccactgcaccatctagctgccaggaCAGGGCCATttagacagaggcagagaagcaAGTCAACAAGGGGCAGCTCAAGATGTTAGCTCTGGGGGCTAGGGAAGAATTGGAAGAGCCGAGCTTGGAGATGAGGCTGTGGTCTTGGGAGGACTTCAACACTGACAAAGGGCTGAGAGGGAAATCAATGACATGACAGCCCCAAGGAACCAGCCAGGGCCCCAGAGAGGCTTGGGATCCTTCTGAAAGGGGATGAAGCCCCAAAGAGTCTCAGACTGGGCAAGAGCATGGGCTAAAACATTGATGGTACCACCAtccaactccaaggccagcttgTTGCTAGAGATGTTTCCCTGGTAGGTGCTTCCCTCTGGTGGCCACCCTCAGGAACAACAGCTCCATGTATAgcacttcctttctccctccaagGGAGAAAGTCTTGGCTCTGGTTTTGAGGGTAGGATCATGGAGTAAATTTAGCGTTGGGGGCGACTttagagatcttctagtccaaTAGTCTTAGACAGTGTCTCCAGTCCCCCTCCCTAATTTAGTCATCTATGACCTCATGCTGCTGGCCCAGcgggagaggaagaaggataaGAACAGGGTTATAATCACACTGGGGTGTGAGGGAGCTTCAGCCAGCTTATTCCTATCTGTAGACTGCATTTCTGGATCCTAAAACTGCTCCGGAGAAGGGTAGGGAGGAAGTGAGTGCATGGGGCAGGGGGCCTGAAAAAGCCCCCCCACCCAAAGCCCACTTATCCCTGAAACTCTCCCAGCCCTGGCCCTTCAGTGGGATGGCTTCCAACTTCAGGAAGCTCAGCCCAGTCTCATCCCTTCCCTTGCTGTGGCACAGggcactgagggagggggaggggaggccagggaagggctcTCTCCTACTAAGAGATGGCCAGGCACACACTCTTTCTCTCCAAGTCCCAGCCGGTTTTCTGAAGTCTCATCTCACTTCCTCTTGGACCAGAGTCAGAGTGGGAGAAGAGGGTGGAGAGGGCACtctcaaaacaaaaaatgatccagggcagctaggtgccacagtggatagagcaccggccctggattcaggaggacctgagttcaaatccggcctcagacacttaacaattactagctgtgtgaccctgggcaagtcacttaaccccaattgcctcactaaaaaaaaaaaaaaattaaaaagatgatctaggctttggtttcctcataggcaaagtgagagggttgggctagatgccCTCCCCTGACCTTTTTAGCTTTTCTTTGCATGATGCTAAACCTCCCACTCTCTTCAGGCCAATCCTTTCCACTGTCAGAGAAGCCCACCTATCCTTTCCCCAGGTGCTGACCTATCGGCCGTGGACCCAGCTCTGGGCAAGACAGCTTTGGAATGGGCAGCCCTGACCGATAGCTTTGAGACTGTGGTGAAGATCCGCCAGCTGACCCGGCATCCCCGAGTTGAGCAGCTGAGTAGGTACTATCAGCTTGAGTGGCCGGCCCTGGCTGGGCTTGTGGCCCAGGCCCAGACCAATCTCACTCCATCCTTCCTAGAGAGACTCCAGAGTGCCTTcagcttccccttcccccagcccccccAGGAGGGTGGTGTCCTGGATCACCTCGTGAGAGTAACCACAAGTCTAGCCAGCCCCTTCATCATCACTGCCTGCCACACTCTATGCCCAGACCTCCCGCCTGAACTGGGCATGCTTCGTCCATCCGTGCCAGAGCTTCAGGGCACAGTACCCCTGCAACCCCAAACCCCAAGTGTCTCCCAGCCTCCCTCCAGCCAACGGGTCCTAGTTTCATACCAGAGGCCATCAGGAGTGTTGAGCCTGTGTCCAGATTGGCTGCTGGCCAAGGATAGCAATATCTCTAAGACACCGGTCCCCAAAATCCGCCTCACCAAGGTTCGATCCCAATccagtgagcagaagcaggattcaacACTCGCAGGACATCGAGGACTGGCACCCCCTTCCTGGCACTACCGGAAACtcaaggaggaaaggaaattggCAGAAGCAAGAAATGAGAAGGGGCCAAGGTCTAGGGAAGAGGGGCTAAGGAGGACCTAAGTAACAGGCAGGGGTCTTAGGGAATTGGAATAGGATCCAAGTTCCCTTCTCTCTGTGTTCTTTCTGCTTTTCCCCTCTGTTCAACTCTGCCCCTAGGAAAGGGTCCTTTACACAGTGACTGAAATGTCCTGCTTCTGCCTGGGTTTTCACCTTTTGCCAAGGATGAGATGCTGGTGGCAGGATTtcgaggggtgtgtgtgtgtgtgtgtgtgtgtgtgtgtgtgtgtgtgtgcatgcgtgcgtgtGCACACACAAAATGTGGGCCAAGGCAAGCATTAACTCTGGCCCTTTCCCTTTGCATCAGGGGAAGGCTGCTGGGAGTAGTTGCTCTCGGGTGAGCCAGCACACTGGGCACTCTATGCCCACCTATTGTGGGGATCCTCCGATCAGTAGAGTTCCTCCTCGGGGCTCTGCAATCACACCACTAGGTGGCCACCCAGCCCACCTCTGAACAAGGTCTTCTGAATAAGAAGCCCTTGCCCAGAGATTGGATCCCTGCTTTTGCCCCAAACTGCTCCCCAAAGCCCTAgctccccccccgcccccaaaccaAGTGAGCAGAGAATCCTTTGACTCCCttgccctccctccctgctccatcTTTTAGCGCACCGAGATGCAGTCCAGACTTGAGGGTGGACTTGTGTCAAAGTTCACAGTAGTTGGCCCCATGTACACACGCCCTAGGGAAAACCCTGGTCCCTGGGTATTAGTGGTAGAGGAGTGGGGTACTCCCACtgcacccccatacacacataaTAGGGAACTTTCAGCCTTGCTCTCCATTTGCACCCTATACCTGAAACCAGTTCCCAGAAGTCATCTCCCTCAGTCTCTGTGCAATcccatccttcccccaccctccttcCTCCAGAAAGCCTTCTTTGGTTCGTCTGAGGAGTAAAAACAGCATCCTCTGCCTATTTACCTGTGAGAGGACCCCAGtctatttcccttccttttccaaccACCCCTCCTCCCAGCAAAGTTCTTCCTTCTGCTTCAGTGCTCCTAGCATCTTTGTCAGTGTGTCCCCTCTCTATTCTTTTCTGGATACCTATTACACATGGAGAGCCCTCAGGGGCAGCAATGATGTCTGCAAAGAGCTTAACTGCCTTGGAGACCCAAGGCAGTGACCAGACTGAGAATGGAGTGAGGAAGCCTGAGGTTCTGTCCTTAAAGGCAAATACACCCCTCTACTGTGTTTCTGCTGTAACAAAGACTTAGGGGTACCGATCTCCCATGTagctgagggtggggtggggtgataCCTGCCTCTCCACCTGCTACtaactcattattttcattccagGTTCTAAGGTCATCAAGGAGTGGGTTCTGATATTTCCATTTGATTATAAAATTGAAACatctttcttgtgtgtgtgtgtgtgtgtgtgtgtgtgtgttttgtttgtctttttggtgaggcaattggagttaagtgacttgaatcaatgaatcaattgAATCAATTAGCTTTGAGCCCAACACCGCGTTTATTAAAGATGACTTATCTGATAAACCAGGGAAACTTCTCCAAAAGTTCCAGATGAGTTTTTGCTCATCTCTCTATATCTAGTAACACCCCACTCCAACCTCCTCTGCTTAACTAAACATCAAGATGACTGCCTGCCCTACTTATTTACACTGTAACACACAATAAAATCAAGacgattatttttaatattccaaTCATGAGAAAGATTACGGCCAAAGTCATCGTCAACCGTCACTCCAATTTTTCCATTCTGGAAATAGTCTTAGTTTGGTTTTCTCTGGGGATCAATTAAAAATCTCTTCCCAATAATCCCCTTTCTATTTCTCTGAAAGGTAAGTAAGGTAGTAGGAAGCCTTGTGGGGAGTAGGAagcctctggagtttattgagtagttgACAAATTCAGAGCTGCACTTTAAGATTTTGGCATTTGAGTGGAGGACAaattgaagagaggagaggagagagagggagagataaagacagagagaaacagagacagagacacagagagagattgagCCAGAGAGAtcaaaacagagacagagacagacagagagagacagaaagcagCAATTAGAAGGCAATTTCAATAGTCTAATGAGGATCTAGGCTAGGGCAATGGCTatgtcaggggagagaaggggacatataggAGAGATGGTATTAAGGtagaagaaatgataagctttggcctggaaagacttgtatgaactgatgtatactgaagagagcagaaccaagagaacaatttgcacagtgagagcaatattgtttgatgaagaactgtgaatgacttaactattctcaataatactacgatccaagatgatcccaaaggactattgatgagtATGCTTATACTCTCCAAAgataagaactgatattgatggaacacagactgaagcatgatatttttcattttctttcatttttttcttttattcaagttttcttatacaaaatgactaatatggtaacgtttGACACAATTTCATGTGTATCACCTATATCTAATGTCTTACTGCctgaggaaggggggaagggagggagggaaggagggataaaatttgaaactcaaaattttaaataaaaatgttaattatttttaaaaaaaaaaaaggaatgataagCTTTGGCAGTCAGTTGGATATatgaagaaaggaggaagtgaaGGCAAAGAGTCAAGGATGGCATCAAGGTTGTGGGCCTGAGTGGCTGGGAGGCTGGTGTTGCCCTTAACAGTAATAAGGACatcaggaaggggaggaggagagtttggaggggaaagataatgagacaCGTTTGGGCACATTGAATATGAAATCTTTGTAGAACATCCATTTCAAGaagtccaaaaggcagttggcaacgtaggactggagctcaggagagaaattaaGGCTGGCTACcttgatctgggaatcatctgcctAGAGATGATAATTGCACCCATGGGACCTGATGAAATCACCCAGTGAGATAACGTAGATggcaaagagaagagagcccaagacagagccttggggcaCGTCTATGGGTTCTCgggcatgatctggatgaagatccaggaaAAGACACTGAGAAGAAGCTGGGTTAAGAGGAGAACCAGGTGAGAGCAGTCTCACCgagacctagagaggagagagtacaGGAGGAAAGGTGACCGGTGGGGCATCATACtgcattatggaaatgcttgttttgtcctgtgaattgaaaataaaataaatttgtagtaaaaaaagaatactttgactgtaaaaaaaaaggatgaggactgaacAAAAGGCATGATATTTGGTGATGAAGAGAGCACTGGTGATTTTGGAGAGGGTGGCTTGGATTGAATGATAAGGGCAGAAACCAGGCTATAGGGgaataagaagagagtgagaggaaaagaagtggaggctcccaatagaaatttttttttgtggggcaatgagggttaagtgacccccccagggtcacacagttagaaagtgtcaagtgtctgaggcctgatttgaactcaggtcctcctgaatccagggctggtgctttatccactatgccacctagctgcttctagaaATCACTTTCTTAAAGAATTTAGCCAAGGAGAGCCATAGCATGCTAACTAGTGGAGATGGTCAGATCAAGTAAGAGTTTATTAAGGATGGAGGagaaatgaatatatttataggCACCAGGGAAGGAATTGGTAGataaggagagactgaagattagaaaGCAGGGGTGATGCTAAGGGCCATCTGCTGGAGGAGACTGGACTGAGGAGGGGACCAGGGGCATGTGAAGAGGGGAAGGGCCATCACATCTCGTGAGATGGGAGTGAGGGCAGAGATAGTTGGGGGAGATGTCTGAGTGACatgaaatgagaaggaaaaggttattttggaaagaatactgagtttggaggggcagctagctggtgcagtggatagagcaccggccctggatccaggaggacctgagttcaaatctggcctcaggtacttaataattactagctgtgtgaccctgggcaaatcacttaaccctaattgcctcaccaaaaaaaaaaaaaaaagaatactgagaaACCAGAGGTCCTAGATTGAAAACCTGATGTTAACGTTTGCTACCTGTATGATGTTGGGCAAACTTTCTTCTGGGCTTCAAAGAGGAACCTTGTGTCCTCTATCTAAATTCTGTCCtaatctctcctcctcctccaggcaGCCTTCCAAGATTAGTTCACATTAAGTCCTGCTCCCCTACTTCTTTACTGCCCTGAATTGGCACCTCTGGGAGTTCCTCtggctcctctctctccctctccccttagTGGGGTTGGACTGGACTCTGTACCAGGCATGGGGTTGCCTGACATGGGAAGGAGAGACTTCTCTGCCCAGAAAAGCCAGAGTATCCTTCAGTCTGCTccccttctccccgcccccatAGCCTCAGACTCCCCCTGGTTTGCTCCCATCCCCCAGCAGCATCTTCTTAGACTCCTCCTGTTCATACAGTTGGGAACTTGCAGACTCCCCTGGGCTGCCTTGGAGTTGGGGCGGGATAGCAGAGGCAGTGAGTCACCCATAGCCATGCTGGGGATTGCCAGGCCCAACCCTTTCTCCTTGGGGGACACTTTCCCAGAAATAATTGGAAGAAAGCAGCTCCCATCTTTCCTGCCTGCTGGGTTTCAAGATGTAATAATAGTccgcatttacatagtactttattgTGATTTATACACCATTctacaatttacaaagcactttgcatatgtcatctcatttaacCCCAAGATAACCTCATGAGGTAAGTAGGGTAGGAACTGctcctattttacagagggggaaactgaggctcagagtggtgatgatgtggcatagtggaaatgatttggagtcagaaaacttgggttcaaatcccaggtttggtcccccccccatctctgagCATcgattttttcatctgtaaaaaagaagtTGTAAAGATAATATCTAAGGTCTCCAACTGTAAAAATCctttgaggttaaatgacttgtccaggatcacagagctagaaataaagtggagataattaaGACATACAAATGGACATCTACacaaacaaggaggaggaggtagCGGGGAGCAGCTCTCATCCaaactggtcaaaagaaggaagaataaacaCCCACATAAGTTGGGTATAGCAACATATTTTACAATAGGGAAATAGGCGGGAACAGGAAGAAAGGATGGTAGGGGAGATAGATTAAAGGAGAGATAAGTccgaagcaaaacaaaaatatctattgctctttttgagatggcaaagaataggatttttttttgtgtttcaCATTCTTTATTCTCAATCATCCatatctactttctttttttccataaaaatattttattattttccagtcacatttagagatcgttttcaacatttgcttccacaagatttctggtttcaattttttctccttccctcccctccctctcccctccccaagacagcaagtaatctgatataggttatatatgtacaatcacatcaaacatatttctgcatcagtcatgttatgagagaagaatcagagcaaaaaggaaaaac
It encodes the following:
- the ANKRD33 gene encoding photoreceptor ankyrin repeat protein isoform X1, with amino-acid sequence MEEGEAVLEGADMCSELSEDSMQLHHEDPPPFDNPAPCSELGPLYQACASNDPAKLQATLDRGVSPEEATQADRNGRTGLMVACYKGFEGVVVLLSHCPFLDVNQQDKEGNTALMLAAQAGHITLVNYLLNYYPGLDLDRRDGRGLTALMKAAVQGRTDCVAALLMSGADLSAVDPALGKTALEWAALTDSFETVVKIRQLTRHPRVEQLSRYYQLEWPALAGLVAQAQTNLTPSFLERLQSAFSFPFPQPPQEGGVLDHLVRVTTSLASPFIITACHTLCPDLPPELGMLRPSVPELQGTVPLQPQTPSVSQPPSSQRVLVSYQRPSGVLSLCPDWLLAKDSNISKTPVPKIRLTKVRSQSSEQKQDSTLAGHRGLAPPSWHYRKLKEERKLAEARNEKGPRSREEGLRRT
- the ANKRD33 gene encoding photoreceptor ankyrin repeat protein isoform X2; protein product: MVACYKGFEGVVVLLSHCPFLDVNQQDKEGNTALMLAAQAGHITLVNYLLNYYPGLDLDRRDGRGLTALMKAAVQGRTDCVAALLMSGADLSAVDPALGKTALEWAALTDSFETVVKIRQLTRHPRVEQLSRYYQLEWPALAGLVAQAQTNLTPSFLERLQSAFSFPFPQPPQEGGVLDHLVRVTTSLASPFIITACHTLCPDLPPELGMLRPSVPELQGTVPLQPQTPSVSQPPSSQRVLVSYQRPSGVLSLCPDWLLAKDSNISKTPVPKIRLTKVRSQSSEQKQDSTLAGHRGLAPPSWHYRKLKEERKLAEARNEKGPRSREEGLRRT